A genomic segment from Polyangium mundeleinium encodes:
- a CDS encoding DnaB-like helicase C-terminal domain-containing protein translates to MFIYRDEYYNAETTNAKGIAEIIIAKQRNGPTGKVLVRFASSYTRFDNLAPGDYPEMVDDE, encoded by the coding sequence ATGTTCATCTACCGCGACGAGTACTACAACGCGGAGACCACGAACGCGAAGGGCATCGCCGAGATCATCATCGCGAAGCAGCGAAACGGCCCCACGGGCAAGGTGCTCGTGCGCTTCGCGTCGTCGTACACGCGCTTCGACAACCTCGCGCCCGGCGACTACCCCGAGATGGTCGACGACGAGTGA
- a CDS encoding isochorismatase family protein yields the protein MVDRLGRERLLELTLAGTPDRALASLVAASPEDAADLAALREDLARLGHAAPPVELPKRLRERLLATRPRPRGPRRPVLVVLDMINDYLTPGRPLEVPRARDVVPAVKERITWAHEKHVPVIYVCDAHEPDDEDFRDWPRHAVTGTEGADVWPAIAPSPGDHLVHKRTYSAFTGSSFGPLLDELHADQIILTGCATEIGMFATAKDALERGFVVTIPPDCQAGMSPVAEHVALVTLAALVPFEPRYLRAAP from the coding sequence ATGGTGGATCGGCTCGGCAGAGAACGGCTCCTCGAACTCACGCTCGCGGGCACGCCCGACAGGGCCCTCGCGTCGCTCGTCGCCGCTTCGCCCGAGGACGCGGCCGACCTCGCCGCGCTGCGTGAAGACCTCGCGCGCCTCGGGCACGCCGCGCCGCCCGTCGAGCTGCCGAAGCGCCTGCGCGAGCGCCTCCTCGCGACGCGCCCGCGGCCACGTGGACCCAGGCGGCCCGTGCTCGTGGTCCTCGACATGATCAACGACTACCTCACGCCTGGCCGCCCGCTCGAGGTCCCGCGCGCGCGCGACGTGGTCCCGGCGGTGAAGGAGCGCATCACGTGGGCGCACGAGAAACACGTCCCCGTGATCTACGTGTGCGACGCGCACGAGCCTGACGATGAGGACTTCCGCGACTGGCCGCGCCACGCCGTCACCGGCACCGAGGGCGCCGACGTGTGGCCCGCGATTGCGCCTTCGCCCGGCGATCACCTCGTGCACAAGCGGACGTACAGCGCCTTCACGGGCAGCTCTTTCGGGCCGCTGCTCGACGAGCTCCACGCCGATCAGATCATCCTCACGGGCTGCGCCACCGAGATCGGCATGTTCGCCACCGCGAAGGACGCGCTCGAGCGAGGGTTCGTCGTGACGATCCCGCCCGACTGCCAGGCGGGCATGAGCCCCGTGGCCGAGCACGTCGCGCTCGTGACCCTCGCCGCCCTCGTGCCCTTCGAGCCGCGTTACCTCCGCGCTGCGCCTTGA